A single region of the Pseudomonas sp. GGS8 genome encodes:
- a CDS encoding MFS transporter, protein MKIRAYFQALSEATDNAVQPAYGIGFPAGIYLWIPLLGYMCAVILIPFVGNLSDKIGRRPPVIIGVLCAGLLSYAYLYAISVHNLWLSLVLSVLMWGVAYQGFNGVFPSLFPELFRTRVRVTGMAIGQNIGTAMTAFLPAIFVTVAPPAPRISL, encoded by the coding sequence TTGAAAATACGTGCCTATTTCCAAGCTCTATCCGAGGCTACCGATAATGCGGTTCAACCGGCCTATGGCATCGGTTTCCCTGCTGGCATCTATTTGTGGATTCCTCTGCTGGGTTACATGTGCGCGGTGATCCTAATCCCCTTCGTTGGTAACCTCTCAGACAAGATCGGCCGCAGGCCCCCAGTCATTATTGGCGTTCTCTGCGCAGGACTGCTCTCGTACGCGTACCTGTACGCTATCAGCGTCCACAACCTGTGGCTTTCGCTGGTTCTCTCCGTACTCATGTGGGGCGTCGCCTATCAGGGTTTCAACGGCGTATTCCCGAGCCTCTTTCCCGAATTGTTCCGTACGCGGGTGCGTGTGACCGGTATGGCCATCGGGCAGAACATAGGGACCGCGATGACTGCATTTCTCCCGGCAATCTTCGTCACTGTTGCGCCCCCGGCTCCGAGAATATCCCTCTGA
- a CDS encoding aldehyde dehydrogenase family protein → MRKNLQFYIDGSWVEPAGNIVIDVINPADETVAGQVALGGAIDVDKAVAAARAAFQTFSQISVDERLALFDRIIAAYQLRAHDLAVAVSDEMGAPLWLAEQLQVTAGLAHIQIARAALAKYSFEHEMGTTEIVREPIGVCALITPWNWPLNQLTCKVAAALATGCTMVVKPSEVSPFSATIFTEIMHDAGVPAGVFNLVHGDGKGVGDALTGHPEVDLVSFTGSTPAGIQVARNAALTVKRVHQELGGKSPNILLPSADFPSAVAAGVAQIMLNSGQSCNAPSRMLVPITRMDEAADLARTAAAEWVVGHPANNAKMGPVASEAQWSKIQNLIQIGIDEGATLITGGLGRPEGLDAGFYVRPTVFSDVTNDMTIAREEIFGPVLVIIGYIDEADAVAIANDTVFGLAAYVQGEHTAAEAVARKLRAGQITLNYADMDLAAPFGGYKQSGNGREWGEVAFGDFLETKAIVGFRRAM, encoded by the coding sequence ATGCGCAAAAATCTTCAGTTTTACATCGATGGTTCGTGGGTGGAGCCCGCTGGCAATATCGTAATAGATGTAATTAATCCGGCTGACGAAACGGTTGCCGGCCAGGTCGCGCTCGGTGGCGCCATTGACGTCGATAAAGCGGTCGCAGCGGCGAGAGCCGCCTTCCAGACCTTCTCGCAGATATCGGTTGATGAGCGTCTTGCACTATTCGATCGAATCATCGCAGCCTACCAGTTGCGCGCACATGACCTTGCGGTAGCAGTGTCCGACGAAATGGGCGCACCGCTATGGCTTGCCGAGCAATTGCAAGTCACGGCCGGCCTCGCCCACATTCAAATTGCTCGCGCCGCGTTAGCCAAATACAGTTTCGAACACGAGATGGGCACCACCGAAATCGTACGCGAGCCGATTGGCGTCTGTGCGTTAATCACGCCATGGAACTGGCCGCTCAACCAGCTGACCTGCAAGGTGGCCGCAGCGTTGGCGACAGGTTGCACGATGGTGGTGAAGCCTTCTGAAGTGTCGCCCTTCTCGGCGACGATCTTTACCGAGATCATGCATGATGCCGGTGTACCAGCCGGTGTTTTTAATCTGGTACATGGAGACGGCAAAGGTGTTGGCGACGCACTGACTGGTCATCCTGAAGTCGATCTCGTCTCGTTTACTGGATCTACCCCCGCAGGCATCCAGGTAGCGCGCAATGCTGCACTGACGGTGAAACGCGTGCATCAGGAACTTGGCGGAAAGTCGCCGAACATCCTGTTGCCGAGTGCCGATTTCCCTTCCGCCGTGGCGGCGGGCGTGGCTCAAATTATGCTCAACAGCGGTCAATCATGTAATGCGCCGTCACGAATGCTTGTACCCATTACACGAATGGATGAGGCCGCCGATCTTGCACGTACTGCGGCAGCAGAGTGGGTTGTCGGACACCCGGCGAACAATGCCAAAATGGGGCCGGTCGCCTCCGAGGCGCAGTGGAGCAAGATCCAGAACCTGATACAGATCGGCATCGATGAAGGTGCAACACTGATCACAGGGGGGCTCGGCCGACCTGAAGGGCTTGATGCCGGATTCTACGTCCGGCCGACCGTCTTCTCCGACGTGACGAATGACATGACTATCGCCCGCGAGGAAATCTTCGGGCCGGTGCTTGTCATCATCGGTTACATCGATGAAGCCGACGCAGTGGCGATCGCCAATGACACGGTATTCGGTCTTGCCGCTTATGTTCAGGGCGAACATACAGCCGCCGAGGCAGTGGCGCGCAAACTTCGGGCCGGACAAATCACGCTCAATTATGCCGACATGGATTTGGCGGCACCGTTCGGGGGATACAAGCAGTCGGGTAACGGTCGTGAATGGGGAGAAGTTGCGTTCGGCGATTTTCTCGAAACCAAAGCGATTGTTGGCTTTCGCCGGGCCATGTGA
- a CDS encoding diguanylate cyclase — MNVPIDLNEFHWLLAIVQSIDVGVVVLDRDYCVQVWNTFMENRSGVQPKDANNQSFFSLFPEVDREWFSRKVGSVATLGTPAFTIWEQRPYLVRFKNYQPITGQEDFMYQNTTMLPLRSTDSKIRHICLVIYDVTDVATNRHQLQAANAQLRQLSSTDRLTGLYNRGHWEESLKVAYARHQRHGNATSLVMLDIDHFKRVNDTYGHQAGDKVIEQVARLVREHVRDSDVAGRYGGEEFGVVLSDTDKAGARFFAERLRKAVEGQEVLHDGRSIRFTISLGVADLSQPSTNHADLIAWADHALYTSKNTGRNRVTVYE, encoded by the coding sequence ATGAACGTTCCTATCGATCTGAACGAGTTTCACTGGTTACTGGCGATCGTCCAGAGCATTGACGTCGGGGTGGTGGTGCTCGACCGCGACTACTGCGTGCAGGTGTGGAACACCTTCATGGAGAACCGCTCCGGGGTGCAGCCCAAGGATGCTAACAACCAGTCTTTCTTCAGTCTGTTTCCCGAAGTCGACCGCGAATGGTTCAGCCGCAAGGTGGGCAGCGTTGCAACCCTGGGCACGCCGGCGTTCACCATCTGGGAGCAACGCCCTTATCTGGTGCGGTTCAAGAACTACCAGCCGATCACCGGCCAGGAAGACTTCATGTACCAGAACACCACGATGTTGCCGTTGCGCTCCACCGACAGCAAAATTCGCCATATCTGCCTGGTGATCTATGACGTGACCGACGTCGCCACCAACCGGCATCAGCTCCAGGCCGCCAATGCGCAGTTGCGGCAACTCTCCAGTACCGATCGGCTGACGGGCCTGTACAACCGGGGCCATTGGGAAGAGAGCCTGAAAGTCGCCTATGCCCGGCACCAGCGCCATGGCAATGCTACCAGCCTGGTGATGCTCGATATCGACCACTTCAAGCGGGTCAACGACACCTATGGTCACCAGGCGGGCGACAAGGTCATCGAGCAAGTCGCCAGGCTGGTCCGCGAGCATGTGCGCGACAGCGATGTAGCGGGGCGTTATGGAGGTGAAGAGTTCGGCGTGGTGCTTTCGGACACCGACAAGGCCGGCGCACGGTTTTTCGCCGAGCGGCTGCGTAAGGCGGTCGAAGGGCAGGAAGTGCTGCACGACGGCCGGAGCATCCGTTTCACCATCAGCCTGGGCGTTGCCGACCTGAGCCAGCCCTCGACTAACCACGCCGACCTGATCGCCTGGGCGGACCATGCTCTGTATACGTCGAAGAACACCGGGCGCAATCGGGTGACGGTGTATGAGTAG
- the tssC gene encoding type VI secretion system contractile sheath large subunit: MSTEHSSAQPYGTAVLTEENQGVYGALFAKINLSPVAELGGIEAFQNAEALSEASVDERVTAAVSVFLKLLKQSSQKVQRLDKTLLDEHIASLDAQISRQLDAVMHHPDFQRVESTWRGVKSLIDQTDFRQNVRIELLDISKDHLIQDFEDVPEIAQSGLYLHTYTQEYDTPGGEPIAAAISNYEFDRNPQDIALLRSISKVAAAAHMPFIGSVGPAFFGKESMEEVAAIKDIGNYFDRAEYIKWKSFRDSDDARYIGLTMPRVLGRLPYGPDTIPVRSFNYIESVKGPDHDRYLWTNASFAFAANMVKSFITNGWCVQIRGPQSGGAVTELPIHLYDLGTGNQVKIPSEVMIPETREFEFANLGFIPLSYYKNRDYACFFSANSTQKAALYDTADATANSRINARLPYIFLLSRIAHYLKLIQRENIGTTKDRRLLELELNKWVGGLVTEMTDPGDDLQASHPLRDAKVTVEDIEDNPGFFRVKLYAVPHFQVEGMDVNLSLVSQMPKAKT; encoded by the coding sequence ATGTCCACAGAACATTCATCCGCACAACCGTACGGCACTGCGGTGCTGACTGAAGAAAATCAAGGCGTATATGGTGCCTTGTTCGCCAAGATCAACCTCAGCCCGGTTGCAGAGTTGGGCGGTATCGAAGCTTTTCAGAACGCTGAAGCACTGTCCGAGGCATCCGTTGATGAGCGGGTAACTGCCGCTGTCAGCGTTTTCTTGAAGCTGCTCAAGCAGTCGTCCCAGAAAGTACAGCGTCTGGATAAAACATTGCTGGATGAGCACATTGCGTCATTGGATGCGCAGATAAGCCGCCAACTCGATGCGGTAATGCACCACCCTGATTTTCAGCGGGTTGAGTCGACCTGGCGCGGCGTTAAATCGCTGATCGATCAGACCGATTTCCGCCAGAACGTGCGTATCGAATTGTTGGATATCAGTAAGGATCACTTGATACAAGATTTCGAAGATGTGCCGGAGATCGCCCAGAGCGGCCTGTACCTGCATACCTATACCCAGGAATACGACACGCCGGGTGGCGAACCGATTGCCGCGGCGATTTCCAACTATGAGTTCGATCGCAATCCGCAGGATATTGCCCTGTTGCGCAGTATTTCCAAAGTTGCGGCGGCAGCGCACATGCCCTTCATTGGCTCCGTCGGCCCGGCCTTCTTTGGCAAGGAGTCGATGGAGGAGGTGGCGGCCATCAAGGACATTGGCAACTACTTCGACCGCGCTGAATACATCAAATGGAAGTCGTTCCGCGACAGTGACGATGCCCGTTACATCGGTCTGACCATGCCGCGCGTGCTGGGTCGTCTGCCCTATGGCCCGGACACCATTCCGGTGCGCAGTTTCAACTACATCGAAAGCGTCAAGGGGCCTGATCACGACAGGTATCTATGGACCAACGCCTCGTTTGCCTTCGCTGCAAACATGGTCAAGAGCTTCATCACTAACGGCTGGTGCGTGCAGATTCGCGGACCACAATCGGGCGGTGCTGTCACCGAGTTGCCAATTCATTTGTACGATCTGGGCACCGGCAACCAGGTGAAGATTCCCTCCGAAGTCATGATTCCCGAGACCCGTGAATTCGAATTCGCCAATCTGGGCTTCATCCCGCTGTCGTATTACAAAAACCGAGACTACGCCTGTTTCTTTTCGGCTAACTCTACGCAGAAGGCGGCGTTGTATGACACGGCCGATGCCACCGCCAACAGCCGGATCAATGCTCGCTTGCCATACATCTTCTTGCTGTCACGCATCGCCCATTATCTGAAGCTGATCCAGCGCGAGAACATCGGTACGACCAAGGACCGTCGCTTGCTGGAGTTGGAGTTGAACAAGTGGGTCGGTGGGCTGGTGACCGAAATGACAGATCCGGGCGACGACTTGCAGGCTTCACACCCGTTGCGCGATGCCAAGGTCACCGTAGAAGACATCGAGGACAACCCGGGCTTCTTCCGCGTCAAGTTGTACGCCGTGCCGCACTTCCAAGTGGAAGGCATGGACGTAAATCTGTCGCTGGTTTCGCAAATGCCGAAGGCGAAAACCTGA
- a CDS encoding transposase, whose product MLLSTAGDNLERLKSEAALVALCGVSPLPASSGKTARHRLNRGGNCSANKALWTIAMVRMRGDPKTQSYVARRSAKGFFPKKSSTV is encoded by the coding sequence GTGCTGCTTTCGACAGCAGGCGATAACCTGGAGCGTTTAAAAAGTGAAGCAGCTCTCGTCGCCCTCTGTGGGGTAAGTCCTTTACCGGCATCCTCGGGTAAAACGGCGCGACATCGTTTAAACCGAGGTGGGAATTGTTCTGCGAATAAGGCCCTATGGACCATTGCGATGGTACGTATGCGCGGTGATCCCAAAACCCAAAGCTATGTCGCCCGGCGTAGTGCGAAAGGTTTTTTTCCAAAGAAGTCCAGCACTGTTTGA
- a CDS encoding helix-turn-helix domain-containing protein, which translates to MLELKPQCFSSECPSRALFDQIADKWSMMVLAVLDDGPHRFNAIRRRLEGVTQKALTQCLRRLERNGLVSRQVISFSPVAVQYEITQLGRTLQQPFRELHKWTLDKLPEVETARLKFDEAAQVSLTK; encoded by the coding sequence ATGCTGGAATTAAAGCCGCAATGTTTTTCGTCGGAGTGCCCAAGCCGGGCGCTGTTCGACCAAATCGCAGACAAGTGGTCGATGATGGTTCTGGCGGTACTTGATGACGGGCCGCACCGTTTTAACGCCATCAGGCGTCGCCTGGAGGGCGTCACTCAGAAAGCACTGACACAGTGCCTGCGTCGACTGGAACGAAATGGACTCGTCTCGCGCCAGGTCATCTCGTTCTCGCCCGTGGCAGTCCAGTATGAGATCACCCAACTTGGTCGAACACTGCAGCAGCCATTCCGCGAATTGCATAAATGGACGCTCGACAAATTGCCTGAGGTTGAAACGGCCCGGTTGAAGTTTGACGAGGCCGCGCAAGTAAGCCTGACGAAGTGA
- a CDS encoding response regulator produces the protein MSVIPLLVCDDSSMARKQVLRALPADWLVSITEANDGRQGMDAIRRGLGQVVLLDLTMPEMDGYQVLSALRAEGLKAQVIVISGDVQEEAVRRVRELGALAFLKKPFDEHELRQTLSQLGLLTEPGQASLGSRPAANTAISFHDAFRETVNVAIGRAAALIAKVLGVFVQLPIPNVNILEVGELHMALTDASRSKQLTAICQGFIGSGIAGEALLIFHDSEIADMAQLMQRQSTEYSDLEMLLDLSSVLIGACLSSIAEQIDVMFSQGHPQILGQHAAIDEMIRVNRQHWKKTLAVEISYSLEGHDIRFDLLLLFTEDSIERLTHKLAYLMN, from the coding sequence GTGTCCGTGATTCCCCTACTTGTGTGCGACGACTCCAGCATGGCCCGTAAGCAGGTGTTACGGGCGCTGCCGGCGGACTGGTTGGTTTCGATCACCGAAGCCAACGATGGTCGCCAGGGAATGGACGCTATACGCCGGGGCTTGGGGCAGGTGGTGCTGCTCGATCTGACCATGCCGGAAATGGACGGTTACCAGGTGTTGAGCGCCCTGCGCGCCGAAGGGCTGAAGGCACAAGTTATCGTGATCTCCGGTGACGTCCAGGAAGAGGCGGTGCGCCGGGTGCGTGAGCTGGGCGCGCTGGCGTTCCTGAAAAAGCCCTTCGACGAACACGAGCTGCGCCAGACACTCAGTCAGCTGGGGCTACTGACGGAACCCGGCCAGGCGTCGCTGGGGAGTCGTCCGGCAGCGAACACGGCCATCAGTTTTCACGATGCGTTCCGCGAAACGGTCAACGTTGCCATCGGCCGCGCTGCAGCCCTGATCGCCAAGGTGTTGGGGGTATTCGTGCAGTTGCCGATACCGAACGTGAACATCCTCGAAGTCGGCGAATTGCACATGGCGTTGACCGACGCCAGCCGTTCCAAGCAGCTCACCGCCATCTGCCAGGGGTTTATCGGCAGCGGCATCGCCGGCGAAGCCCTACTGATATTCCACGACTCGGAAATCGCCGACATGGCGCAATTGATGCAACGCCAGAGCACCGAGTATTCGGACCTGGAAATGCTGCTGGACCTCTCCAGTGTCCTGATTGGAGCCTGTCTGAGCAGCATTGCCGAACAGATCGACGTGATGTTTTCCCAAGGCCATCCTCAGATCCTTGGCCAGCACGCGGCCATCGACGAGATGATCCGGGTCAACCGGCAGCACTGGAAAAAGACCCTGGCGGTGGAAATCAGCTACAGCCTGGAAGGGCACGATATTCGTTTCGACTTGTTGTTGCTGTTTACGGAAGACTCGATCGAGCGGTTGACCCATAAACTCGCCTACCTGATGAATTGA
- a CDS encoding YkgJ family cysteine cluster protein, with translation MTPISQSVTLIKNNVTRFACNGCGTCCKERLIPLTLQEAEEWLNRGGNIAVILEAFDTSVFPLPKHYAHSAQRAVDVVSGDARIQVIAIFAGNALTQCPSLGENNHCKIYEDRPLVCRIYPMEINPFLTVRPAEKVCPPEVWEAGEVLCSDRVVDPVLEDQIQRSRQADRDDAKAKVLVCAAMGMSVAAWKGNALAVYLADRTQLQQAISLVRAGGDVPANVSWKVRVDDADLHTRLHGAGVELDLRAQTEYIFHSI, from the coding sequence ATGACGCCTATAAGCCAATCAGTGACGCTCATAAAAAACAATGTCACGAGGTTTGCCTGCAACGGATGCGGAACTTGCTGTAAAGAACGTCTTATCCCTCTGACTCTTCAAGAGGCCGAGGAATGGTTAAATCGCGGCGGTAACATCGCAGTCATACTCGAAGCTTTCGACACGTCAGTCTTCCCGCTGCCAAAGCACTACGCCCACAGCGCGCAACGCGCGGTAGACGTCGTCAGTGGAGATGCACGTATTCAGGTAATAGCCATTTTTGCGGGTAACGCACTGACACAGTGTCCAAGTTTAGGGGAGAATAACCACTGCAAGATCTATGAAGATCGACCGCTGGTCTGTCGAATCTATCCGATGGAAATCAATCCATTTCTAACCGTGCGCCCCGCAGAAAAGGTCTGTCCACCGGAAGTCTGGGAGGCGGGAGAGGTGTTATGTTCTGACCGTGTAGTTGATCCTGTCTTGGAGGATCAGATTCAACGCTCCCGGCAGGCTGACCGTGACGACGCCAAGGCTAAAGTTTTAGTGTGCGCGGCGATGGGGATGAGTGTTGCCGCTTGGAAAGGCAACGCGCTGGCCGTTTACTTAGCCGACCGTACGCAATTGCAGCAGGCCATCAGTCTCGTTCGCGCGGGGGGCGATGTACCGGCAAATGTGTCTTGGAAAGTACGTGTCGATGATGCTGACCTTCACACTCGTCTGCATGGGGCAGGTGTTGAACTGGATCTTCGCGCACAGACTGAATATATCTTTCACTCGATTTAA
- a CDS encoding IS110 family transposase, protein MNNPMGENEVILGVDTHLDTHVGVLISTSGNLLGSLAVTTDTSGYLKLVTWANSFGMLKRAGVEGTGTYGAGLARVLCDHGIEVLEVNRPDRPKRRLQGKTDPTEAESAARSVLSGSATAIAKTQSGVAEALRVVSVARRSAVRAKTQAINQLRALLVSAPQDIRERLWKTKPADCAKRGGRVFARWARLHS, encoded by the coding sequence ATGAACAATCCCATGGGCGAAAACGAAGTCATCTTGGGTGTTGATACACATCTGGATACCCACGTAGGTGTCTTGATCAGTACGAGTGGAAACTTGCTTGGCAGCTTGGCGGTAACGACCGATACCAGCGGATATCTCAAGCTCGTTACCTGGGCCAACTCCTTCGGTATGTTGAAGCGTGCTGGCGTGGAAGGCACCGGAACCTATGGCGCGGGTTTAGCTCGTGTCCTGTGTGATCATGGCATCGAGGTGCTGGAGGTTAACCGCCCCGATCGCCCCAAACGCCGGCTCCAGGGAAAAACCGATCCCACCGAAGCTGAGAGCGCAGCTCGATCCGTTCTTTCGGGAAGCGCCACAGCGATAGCCAAGACCCAATCGGGTGTGGCCGAAGCGCTGCGGGTGGTTTCGGTTGCTCGGCGCAGCGCAGTCAGAGCGAAAACCCAAGCGATCAATCAATTGAGAGCCTTGCTCGTCAGTGCCCCGCAAGACATTCGTGAGCGGCTCTGGAAAACCAAACCTGCCGACTGCGCCAAAAGGGGGGGGCGCGTCTTCGCTCGCTGGGCGCGACTGCATTCCTGA
- the tssB gene encoding type VI secretion system contractile sheath small subunit, whose product MASNSFQNEVPKARVNIKLDLHTGGAQKKVELPLKLMVMGDYSNGKEMRPLSERSKVDINKNNFDSVLAEFSPALKLAVENTLVNDCADTPVELSFHNMKDFEPEQVARQIPQLRALLAMRNLLRDLKSNLLDNVTFRHELERILKDDALSDELRAELAALAPQEER is encoded by the coding sequence ATGGCTTCAAATAGTTTTCAAAATGAAGTGCCCAAAGCTCGGGTAAATATCAAGCTTGATTTGCATACCGGCGGCGCGCAGAAAAAAGTCGAGTTACCACTGAAATTGATGGTCATGGGGGATTACAGTAACGGAAAAGAGATGCGTCCGTTGTCTGAAAGAAGCAAGGTCGATATTAATAAGAACAACTTCGATAGCGTGTTGGCCGAGTTTTCGCCAGCCCTGAAACTGGCAGTAGAAAATACGTTGGTCAATGACTGCGCCGATACTCCTGTCGAGTTGAGCTTCCATAACATGAAGGACTTCGAGCCGGAGCAGGTGGCGCGGCAAATACCGCAATTACGGGCCCTGCTGGCCATGCGCAATCTGTTGCGTGACCTCAAGTCGAACCTGCTGGACAACGTGACCTTCCGTCACGAGTTGGAACGCATCCTAAAGGATGATGCGCTCAGTGATGAACTGCGAGCCGAACTGGCCGCTCTGGCTCCCCAAGAAGAACGTTGA
- the tssK gene encoding type VI secretion system baseplate subunit TssK, with the protein MKIDRPLWASGALLSPQQFQQQASWEAWANERLAHLSLVHPWGVQAVVFDLDALRLGKLKAAQMRVRMPDGTLIDTDQVDRLPPALDLARQLSDDTQAATVLLALPLEQANGNNCLFEGGRADRPTRYRQDWRQVQDIYADEVQSIGVLEHVLSLRLDGDENADYLTCPVARLVRDGQGGWSLDPAYVPPLLTFAAHPGLLTQLDNLLTQLSAKRQRLMGMRRESNQRMADFAVADVSLFWLLNALNTYQPVLADLKAHPARHPEQVYLELVKLAGSLLTFSLEHDIDKIPAYRHEQLETVFAPLMRTISTLLEASLPSRVIALVLEEIGANRWQVTLNDARLRERDGADFYLSVRCRMPAAQLQSQFPRLCKVGTPDDVDHLVNAALDGVPLQSLSHVPAAIPLRLENQYFALDLSHAKGQAMLAEGVCALYVPSTLADVKLELFAVLRA; encoded by the coding sequence ATGAAGATCGACCGCCCCCTGTGGGCCTCGGGGGCTTTGCTATCCCCACAGCAATTCCAGCAGCAGGCAAGCTGGGAAGCCTGGGCCAATGAGCGTCTGGCTCATCTGTCATTGGTTCATCCCTGGGGTGTCCAGGCGGTGGTATTTGATCTGGATGCCCTGCGCCTGGGTAAGCTCAAGGCCGCACAAATGCGCGTGCGTATGCCCGATGGGACTTTGATCGATACGGATCAGGTTGATCGGTTGCCCCCGGCCCTGGATTTGGCCAGGCAGCTGTCCGATGACACCCAAGCAGCTACCGTGCTGCTGGCATTGCCACTGGAGCAGGCCAACGGCAACAACTGTCTGTTCGAGGGGGGCAGGGCCGATCGGCCGACACGCTATCGCCAGGATTGGCGTCAGGTACAGGATATCTACGCAGACGAGGTGCAATCGATTGGCGTGCTGGAGCACGTGTTGAGCCTGCGCCTGGATGGCGACGAGAACGCCGATTACCTGACCTGCCCGGTCGCGCGTCTGGTGCGCGATGGGCAGGGGGGCTGGAGCCTCGATCCTGCCTATGTACCACCGCTGCTCACTTTCGCCGCTCATCCAGGGCTGCTGACACAACTGGATAATCTGTTGACCCAGTTATCCGCCAAGCGTCAGCGGCTGATGGGTATGCGTCGCGAGAGCAACCAGCGTATGGCGGATTTCGCCGTGGCCGATGTGTCGTTGTTCTGGCTGCTCAATGCGTTGAACACCTACCAACCGGTATTGGCTGACCTCAAGGCCCATCCTGCGCGGCACCCCGAGCAGGTCTACCTGGAGTTGGTCAAGCTGGCCGGCAGCCTGCTGACTTTTTCCTTGGAACATGATATCGACAAGATCCCGGCCTACCGGCACGAGCAGCTGGAGACCGTGTTCGCGCCGCTGATGCGCACCATCTCCACTTTGCTGGAGGCCAGCCTGCCTTCGCGGGTCATTGCCCTGGTGCTGGAGGAGATTGGTGCCAATCGTTGGCAGGTGACCCTCAACGATGCTCGCCTGCGTGAGCGTGACGGAGCCGATTTCTATTTGTCGGTGCGTTGTCGCATGCCGGCAGCACAGTTGCAGAGCCAGTTCCCACGCCTGTGCAAAGTCGGTACACCCGATGATGTCGATCACCTGGTCAACGCCGCGCTTGACGGTGTTCCATTGCAATCGCTCAGCCATGTGCCGGCGGCTATTCCGCTACGGCTGGAGAATCAGTACTTCGCGCTCGACCTCAGTCATGCCAAGGGACAGGCCATGCTGGCTGAAGGCGTCTGTGCCCTCTACGTACCGAGCACGTTGGCCGACGTGAAGCTGGAACTGTTCGCGGTACTGCGCGCATGA
- a CDS encoding NADH:flavin oxidoreductase, producing MSNPETSILFRPFSIRSLELKNRIVMAPMTRLFSPEGIPGEASTAYYRRRAEGRVGLILSEGTVIDRPASRNDSGIPFFHGEAALAGWKNVIDAVHNAGGRMAPQIWHTGATRYINDWEPDAPVESPSGLDSPGDLRGVAMSEEDIADTVAAFAKAAADAKRLGFDTVEIHGAHGYLIDQFFWSGTNLRTDRYGGPTIKERSRFASEIVSAVRHAVGPEFPIIMRVSQWKQQDYGVRVAETPAVMEDWLLPLVEAGVDVLHCSQRRFWEPEFPEIDGENGLNCAGWAKKVTGAATISVGSVGLENDVTNAFAGKGSTPASLDRLVERMEREEFDLIAVGRVLLSDKDWVAKVEKGDYADLKGFNPTSLAELV from the coding sequence ATGTCAAACCCTGAAACCAGCATTTTATTTCGTCCTTTTTCCATCCGGTCGCTTGAACTGAAAAACCGGATTGTCATGGCGCCAATGACGCGTCTGTTCTCACCCGAAGGCATCCCGGGTGAAGCGAGCACCGCCTACTACCGGCGGCGGGCAGAGGGACGTGTCGGGCTGATTTTGTCGGAAGGCACCGTGATTGATCGCCCAGCATCACGCAATGATTCCGGCATTCCTTTTTTTCACGGCGAAGCGGCGCTGGCTGGGTGGAAAAACGTGATCGATGCGGTCCACAACGCTGGCGGGCGCATGGCACCGCAGATCTGGCACACCGGTGCCACGCGTTACATCAACGACTGGGAGCCTGATGCGCCAGTGGAAAGCCCGTCGGGCCTTGATTCGCCAGGTGACCTGCGTGGTGTGGCGATGAGTGAAGAGGACATTGCCGACACGGTAGCAGCGTTCGCCAAGGCCGCAGCGGATGCCAAACGACTGGGCTTCGATACCGTTGAGATCCACGGAGCCCATGGTTATCTGATCGATCAGTTTTTCTGGTCTGGTACCAATCTGCGCACCGACCGCTACGGCGGCCCGACAATCAAGGAACGCTCGCGCTTTGCCAGCGAGATCGTATCTGCTGTTCGTCATGCTGTTGGCCCTGAATTCCCGATCATCATGCGTGTCAGCCAGTGGAAGCAACAGGATTACGGAGTACGCGTCGCTGAAACGCCAGCTGTGATGGAAGACTGGCTGCTGCCACTGGTCGAGGCCGGTGTCGACGTCCTGCACTGCTCACAACGCCGCTTCTGGGAACCTGAGTTCCCCGAGATTGACGGTGAGAACGGCCTGAACTGCGCGGGCTGGGCGAAGAAAGTAACCGGGGCCGCGACCATCAGTGTTGGTTCGGTTGGGCTAGAAAATGATGTTACTAATGCCTTCGCCGGCAAGGGATCAACCCCTGCGAGTTTGGATCGGCTCGTCGAGCGCATGGAGCGCGAAGAGTTTGATCTGATCGCAGTAGGGCGTGTTCTGCTGAGTGACAAGGATTGGGTCGCCAAAGTGGAAAAGGGCGATTACGCAGATCTGAAGGGCTTCAATCCGACATCTTTAGCCGAATTAGTTTGA